In one window of Tachypleus tridentatus isolate NWPU-2018 chromosome 2, ASM421037v1, whole genome shotgun sequence DNA:
- the LOC143236853 gene encoding putative iron/ascorbate oxidoreductase DDB_G0283291, whose amino-acid sequence MVAKCKVNHFYSNYCFVKQHRHHLSVCTTTYVENMGLGKTVKGLQDYYSLQTLDPDVDYEIKDAIAVTNENSCLPPEKHAPGLKQICLECISAILTLSNRFLKVLAIALIELRVQKDFFLERHTYQEDKNRSFGMFYYPPVGDIKDPNVARLGEHTDFRTITFLFQDDSGGMELKTKSGQWIQATPIKGTVILLLADLMSIWSNGLYPATFHRLVLNYEAERRRERSSFVYFFVPDKNVTVEPLHSTIPTIPLNSSKYIKEKYFTIIK is encoded by the exons atGGTAGCCAAGTGCAAGgtgaatcatttttattcaaattactGCTTCGTCAAACAACATCGCCATCATCTAAGTGTGTGCACCACAACGTACGTGGAAAATATGGGCTTGGGGAAGACAGTGAAGGGGCTTCAAGACTACTATAGTTTGCAGAC CCTTGATCCAGATGTCGACTATGAAATCAAAGATGCTATTGCAGTGACAAATGAAAACTCTTGTCTTCCACCTGAAAAACACGCACCTGGATTGAAACAGATATGTCTTGAATGTATTTCAGCGATTCTGACTTTATCTAACCGTTTCCTAAAGGTTCTGGCAATAGCTTTAATTGAGTTGC gtGTACAGAAAGATTTCTTTTTGGAGCGTCACACATACCAAGAAGATAAAAATAGATCGTTCGGAATGTTTTATTATCCTCCTGTGGGAGATATCAAAGATCCTAATGTTGCTCGTTTAGGAGAACATACAGATTTTCGAACGATAACGTTCTTGTTCCAAGACGATTCTGGGGGAATGGAG CTGAAAACTAAGTCAGGACAATGGATCCAGGCAACTCCAATAAAGGGCACTGTTATTCTTCTTCTTGCAGACTTGATGTCCATCTGGAGCAATGGACTATATCCAGCAACA TTTCATCGACTTGTTCTAAATTATGAGGCTGAAAGACGACGTGAAAGAAGTTCCTTCGTCTATTTTTTTGTTCCTGACAAGAACGTCACAGTGGAGCCACTCCACAGCACGATTCCAACGATTCCATTAAattcttcaaaatatattaaagaaaaatactttactaTAATCAAATAA